Genomic DNA from Jejubacter calystegiae:
CCATGCGTCCGGGCGATGCGCCGCTGACACCCCGTCAGCAGGAAGCGCTGGCCCTTTCCGACGCGCTGATTGCCGAACTGCAGGCACACGATATCGTGGTCTTTAACGCGCCGATGTATAACTTCACTATTCCGACTCAGTTGAAGAACTACTTCGATCTGATAGCCCGCGCCGGCGTCACTTTCCGCTACACCGAAAACGGTCCGGAAGGTCTGGTCACCGGTAAACGCGCGGTAGTCATCTCCAGCCGCGGCGGCGTTCATAAAGATGGCCCGACCGATCTGCTAACGCCGTACGTTAAACTGTTCCTGGGCTTTATTGGTATCACCGACGTGAACTTCATCTTCGCGGAAGGCGTCGCCATGGGGCCGGAAATCGCCACCCAGGCGCAGAACGACGCCAAAGCTGCAGTGGACTCGGTGGTTAACGCCTGACAGGCGTCAGAACAGAACGCGACCCCGCCATAAATGGGCGGGGTTTTTTATGGCTCCGGGAAGCAAAAGAGGCAATAGTTACGCCACCGGCGATTTCAGTTCCGCCGCATTCAACTCTCCGCAACGAAACAGCCCCTGTAGATTACGTACCCCCGCCTTCTGATAAATTCGCGAACGATGGGCATAAATCGTTTTCGGGCTCAGATTGAGCTCTTTCGCAATGCTTTCAACCCGTCGGCCCTTCAAAATCAGGCGAATAATTTGATGTTCGCGGTGCGTAAAGCGGGACAGCAGTTGCCCGCTATTCATCTTCTGCGGTACCGATTGTTGTAGAATAAAATCCAGCAGGATTTGCTTAATTGCTCCCACCGGGGCTCCTTTGGTCAGGCAGTAATCCACTTCGGAGACCGCCAGCTCTTTATGGAGCACCAGCATCACAGAACGGAAGACCTTCATCCCCTGTAACAGTTCAAGAATATGAGAATTGCCGATCAGCCGGACATCGTAGTCAGCAATAAGCAGGCGATCCTCGCTCTTCATTGCATCCTGAAAATCCATCTGAAATACACTTTCACAATGTACGACATTATAGATCGTCCCTTTTTTGCTCAGAATTTCTGGCAGCATCGAATGAATCAAATACTTCACAGCCAAATAAAAATAATTATCAGCCGTAATAATAGTAATTGTGGATTCCTGACATGCACGATCTACGTCACTGCTCAATTGTTTCCCCATGTGATTCTCCATAACAAACCATGGATTTCGTCATTCCATTACAACAATCAATCTAGAATAATTAATCAACCATGTATATATGACGCAAATACTCTTTTGCGCGGAAAAATCCTGGCACAGATAAATTAAAATTTCTTAATATTTACCTTTGAATGCAATCCTGAGACAGATTTTCAACCTTTACCTGAAATCAGAAAACCTTACCCCCCTCATTCTATTTTCGTTTAATAACATAAAGATAATTATAAAAACTGCAATCATTACATTCACATAGCCGTTACAATCACATAGCGCAACCCTTAAGTAGTAATTATTAATATTTCAACCAATTTCGAATCTCGTCAAGAAAATTCTTATTCATCATGATTCCGGACAGCTCTGTTCCTCATTTTTCTGGTGATAAAAAAGAGAAAAACCGCATATCCATCATGTCTGCGTCACTGTTCATAGCACTATTTGCAAAAAAAACGCCCTCAAAAAACAAAAAATCAACA
This window encodes:
- the azoR gene encoding FMN-dependent NADH-azoreductase; translation: MSKVLVLKSSILAGYSQSNQISDYFIEQWREKHSADQITVRDLAADPIPVLDGELVGAMRPGDAPLTPRQQEALALSDALIAELQAHDIVVFNAPMYNFTIPTQLKNYFDLIARAGVTFRYTENGPEGLVTGKRAVVISSRGGVHKDGPTDLLTPYVKLFLGFIGITDVNFIFAEGVAMGPEIATQAQNDAKAAVDSVVNA
- a CDS encoding LuxR C-terminal-related transcriptional regulator, which encodes MGKQLSSDVDRACQESTITIITADNYFYLAVKYLIHSMLPEILSKKGTIYNVVHCESVFQMDFQDAMKSEDRLLIADYDVRLIGNSHILELLQGMKVFRSVMLVLHKELAVSEVDYCLTKGAPVGAIKQILLDFILQQSVPQKMNSGQLLSRFTHREHQIIRLILKGRRVESIAKELNLSPKTIYAHRSRIYQKAGVRNLQGLFRCGELNAAELKSPVA